In Excalfactoria chinensis isolate bCotChi1 chromosome 3, bCotChi1.hap2, whole genome shotgun sequence, one DNA window encodes the following:
- the LOC140249417 gene encoding L-gulonolactone oxidase-like → MTGRRMAAKVHGQGGVKFQNWAKTYGSSPELYFQPTSVEEIREILDMARQRNKRVKVVGGGHSPSDIACTDDFMIQMGKMNKVLKVDKEKQQVTVEGGIFLTDLNVELNKHGLALANLGAVSEVAAAGVIGTGTHNTGIKHGILPTQVVGLSLLTASGDILECSESINADIFQAARLHLGCLGVVLTVTFQCVPQFHLHEVTFPSTLTEVLNHLDDHLKRSQYFRFLWFPHSENVTVIYQDPTNKPPSSSANWFWDYAVGYYLLEFLLWISTFVPSLVRWINRFFFWLLFSSRVENINVSYKIFNYECRFKQHVQDWAIPIEKTKEALLELKTALENNPKMVAHYPVEVRFARADEIWLSPCFQRDSCYMNIIMYRPYGKNVPRLNYWLTYEGIMKKYGGRPHWAKAHSCTRKDFEKMYPAFPKFCSIRDKLDPTGMFLNTYLEKVFY, encoded by the exons ATGACGGGGAGGAGAATGGCTGCAAAG GTCCACGGCCAAGGAGGAGTCAAGTTCCAGAACTGGGCCAAGACGTATGGCTCTTCCCCAGAGCTGTACTTCCAGCCCACCTCAGTGGAGGAGATCCGGGAG ATCCTGGATATGGCCCGGCAGCGGAACAAGAGGGTGAAGGTGGTGGGGGGCGGCCATTCGCCCTCTGACATCGCCTGCACCGATGACTTCATGATCCAGATGGGGAAGATGAACAAGGTCCTAAAG GTAGacaaggagaagcagcaggtgACGGTGGAAGGTGGGATCTTCCTCACTGATCTGAACGTGGAGCTGAACAAGCATGGGCTGGCGCTGGCCAA CTTAGGAGCCGTTTCTGAGGTGGCAGCAGCTGGTGTGATTGGGACGGGGACACACAACACTGGGATCAAACATGGCATCCTCCCCACCCAG GTTGTAGGCCTCTCACTTCTAACAGCCTCAGGGGACATCCTGGAGTGCTCTGAGTCCATCAATGCAGATATCTTCCAGGCTGCCCGCCTGCATCTTGGTTGCCTGGGTGTTGTGCTCACCGTCACCTTCCAGTGCGTGCCCCAGTTCCACCTGCACGAGGTGACCTTTCCATCCACCCTCACTGAG GTCCTCAATCACCTTGATGACCACCTGAAGAGATCCCAATACTTTCGATTCTTGTGGTTCCCACACAGTGAGAACGTCACTGTCATCTACCAGGACCCCACCAACAAG CCCCCCTCTTCCTCTGCTAACTGGTTTTGGGATTATGCTGTTGGGTACTACTTGCTGGAGTTTCTCCTCTGGATCAG CACCTTCGTGCCCAGCTTGGTGCGCTGGATCAACCGCTTCTTCTTCTGGCTCCTCTTCAGCTCCCGGGTGGAGAACATCAACGTCAGCTACAAGATCTTCAACTACGAGTGCCGCTTCAAGCAGCATGTGCAAGACTGGGCCATCCCCAT TGAGAAGACAAAGGAAGCGCTGTTGGAACTGAAGACTGCCCTGGAGAACAACCCCAAGATGGTGGCCCACTACCCCGTGGAGGTGCGCTTTGCTCGAGCAGATGAGATCTGGCTGAGCCCCTGCTTCCAGCGGGACAGCTGCTACATGAACATCATCATGTACAG GCCCTATGGGAAGAATGTGCCCCGACTCAACTACTGGCTGACCTATGAGGGCATCATGAAGAAGTATGGTGGGAGACCACACTGGGCAAAG GCCCACAGCTGCACCCGCAAGGATTTTGAGAAGATGTATCCTGCCTTCCCCAAATTCTGCTCCATCCGGGATAAGCTGGACCCTACAGGGATGTTCCTGAACACCTACCTGGAAAAGGTGTTCTACTGA
- the EPHX2 gene encoding bifunctional epoxide hydrolase 2 isoform X1 — protein MARRFALFDLGGVLFGPGLQHFLGSCERSYALPRNFLRDVLFAGGSDSPHNKVMRGQITLSQLFLEVDEGCRQHASTAGITLPTNFSIARVFEEMAAKGTLNAPLLQAASTLRRNGFKTCVFTNNWVDDSTGRLFTSSLLTVLQRHFDLLIESCRVGLHKPDPRMYTYALEVLQAQPQEVIFLDDIGENLKPAREMGMATILVRDTDTVLKELQELSGVQLLQLEEPLPTACDPATMSHGYVPIRPGVQLHFVEMGQGPTICLCHGFPESWLSWRYQIPALADAGFRVIALEMKGYGESTAPPEIEEYSQEQICKDLTVFLDKLGIPQAVFIGHDWGGAVVWNMALFYPERVRAVASLNTPYRPADPTVDVVEKMKSFPMFDYQFYFQEPGVAEAELEKDIGRTLKALIRSTRPEDRLHSVPGLLGVQERGGLLVGFPEDIPESLILHGAELQYYIERFQRSGFRGPLNWYRNMRPNWHWALSAKDRKILMPALMVTAGKDVVLLPSMSKGMEEWIPQLHRGHLEACGHWTQMERPAALNRILMEWLEGLPQDGAVLKASRL, from the exons ATGGCGCGGCGGTTTGCGTTGTTCGATTTAGGCGGAGTGCTCTTCGGGCCCGGCCTGCAGCACTTTCTGGGCTCCTGCGAACGGAGCTACGCCTTGCCCAG GAATTTCTTGCGGGATGTCCTGTTTGCAGGTGGCTCTGACAGCCCCCATAACAAGGTGATGCGGGGGCAGATCACCCTGTCCCAG ctcttcttGGAGGTGGACGAGGGTTGCAGGCAGCACGCCTCCACTGCAGGCATCACGTTACCAACCAACTTTTCCATCGCCCGTGTGTTTGAGGAGATGGCAGCCAAGGGCACCCTCAatgccccactgctgcaggctgccagcacgCTCCGGAGGAACG GGTTTAAGACCTGTGTCTTCACCAACAACTGGGTGGATGACAGCACGGGGCGGCTCTTCACCTCCTCTCTGCTGACCGTGCTGCAGCGGCATTTCGACCTGCTCATTGAATCATGCCGTGTGGGGCTGCACAAGCCGGACCCTCGCATGTACACATATgccctggaggtgctgcaggcaCAACCACAGGAG GTGATCTTTCTGGATGACATCGGGGAGAACTTGAAGCCAGCCCGAGAGATGGGCATGGCCACCATACTTGTCAGGGACACCGACACcgtcctgaaggagctgcaggagctgtcagGCGTGCAG CTTCTCCAGCTAGAGGAACCATTGCCAACCGCCTGTGATCCAGCCACCATGAGCCATGGATATGTGCCCATCCGG CCCGGCGTGCAGCTGCACTTTGTGGAGATGGGGCAAGGCCCCACTATCTGCCTGTGTCATGGCTTCCCTGAGTCCTGGCTCTCCTGGCGCTACCAG ATTCCTGCCCTGGCTGATGCTGGCTTCCGTGTCATTGCTTTGGAGATGAAAGGCTATGGCGAGTCCACAGCACCACCAG AGATAGAAGAGTATTCCCAGGAGCAGATCTGTAAG GACCTGACTGTTTTCCTGGACAAACTG GGCATCCCACAAGCCGTGTTCATCGGCCATGACTGGGGTGGTGCAGTGGTCTGGAACATGGCCCTCTTCTACCCTGAGAGAGTGAG GGCTGTGGCCTCACTGAACACCCCGTACCGACCGGCAGACCCCACAGTGGATGTTGTGGAGAAGATGAAAAGCTTCCCTATGTTTGATTACCAGTTCTACTTCCAGGAGCCG GGTGTTGCAGAGGCTGAGCTGGAGAAGGACATTGGCCGTACCCTGAAAGCCCTTATCCGTTCCACCCGCCCAGAG GACCGCCTGCACTCAGTTCCCGGCCTGCTTGGTGTCCAGGAGCGAG GGGGGCTGCTGGTTGGCTTCCCAGAGGACATTCCTGAGAGCCTCATCCTGCACGGTGCTGAGCTGCAGTACTACATCGAGCGCTTCCAGAGGTCTGGCTTCAG GGGTCCACTGAATTGGTACCGGAACATGAGACCCAACTGGCACTGGGCACTCTCAGCCAAGGACAGGAAG ATCCTTATGCCGGCACTGATGGTGACAGCAGGGAAGGATGTGGTGTTGCTCCCCAGCATGAGCAAGGGCATGGAGGAGTGG ATCCCACAGCTGCATCGGGGGCACCTGGAAGCTTGTGGCCATTGGACACAGATGGAGAG GCCTGCGGCTCTGAACAGGATCCTGATGGAGTGGTTGGAGGGGCTCCCCCAAGATGGGGCCGTGCTGAAGGCATCTCGGCTGTGA
- the EPHX2 gene encoding bifunctional epoxide hydrolase 2 isoform X2, translated as MARRFALFDLGGVLFGPGLQHFLGSCERSYALPRNFLRDVLFAGGSDSPHNKVMRGQITLSQLFLEVDEGCRQHASTAGITLPTNFSIARVFEEMAAKGTLNAPLLQAASTLRRNGFKTCVFTNNWVDDSTGRLFTSSLLTVLQRHFDLLIESCRVGLHKPDPRMYTYALEVLQAQPQEVIFLDDIGENLKPAREMGMATILVRDTDTVLKELQELSGVQLLQLEEPLPTACDPATMSHGYVPIRIPALADAGFRVIALEMKGYGESTAPPEIEEYSQEQICKDLTVFLDKLGIPQAVFIGHDWGGAVVWNMALFYPERVRAVASLNTPYRPADPTVDVVEKMKSFPMFDYQFYFQEPGVAEAELEKDIGRTLKALIRSTRPEDRLHSVPGLLGVQERGGLLVGFPEDIPESLILHGAELQYYIERFQRSGFRGPLNWYRNMRPNWHWALSAKDRKILMPALMVTAGKDVVLLPSMSKGMEEWIPQLHRGHLEACGHWTQMERPAALNRILMEWLEGLPQDGAVLKASRL; from the exons ATGGCGCGGCGGTTTGCGTTGTTCGATTTAGGCGGAGTGCTCTTCGGGCCCGGCCTGCAGCACTTTCTGGGCTCCTGCGAACGGAGCTACGCCTTGCCCAG GAATTTCTTGCGGGATGTCCTGTTTGCAGGTGGCTCTGACAGCCCCCATAACAAGGTGATGCGGGGGCAGATCACCCTGTCCCAG ctcttcttGGAGGTGGACGAGGGTTGCAGGCAGCACGCCTCCACTGCAGGCATCACGTTACCAACCAACTTTTCCATCGCCCGTGTGTTTGAGGAGATGGCAGCCAAGGGCACCCTCAatgccccactgctgcaggctgccagcacgCTCCGGAGGAACG GGTTTAAGACCTGTGTCTTCACCAACAACTGGGTGGATGACAGCACGGGGCGGCTCTTCACCTCCTCTCTGCTGACCGTGCTGCAGCGGCATTTCGACCTGCTCATTGAATCATGCCGTGTGGGGCTGCACAAGCCGGACCCTCGCATGTACACATATgccctggaggtgctgcaggcaCAACCACAGGAG GTGATCTTTCTGGATGACATCGGGGAGAACTTGAAGCCAGCCCGAGAGATGGGCATGGCCACCATACTTGTCAGGGACACCGACACcgtcctgaaggagctgcaggagctgtcagGCGTGCAG CTTCTCCAGCTAGAGGAACCATTGCCAACCGCCTGTGATCCAGCCACCATGAGCCATGGATATGTGCCCATCCGG ATTCCTGCCCTGGCTGATGCTGGCTTCCGTGTCATTGCTTTGGAGATGAAAGGCTATGGCGAGTCCACAGCACCACCAG AGATAGAAGAGTATTCCCAGGAGCAGATCTGTAAG GACCTGACTGTTTTCCTGGACAAACTG GGCATCCCACAAGCCGTGTTCATCGGCCATGACTGGGGTGGTGCAGTGGTCTGGAACATGGCCCTCTTCTACCCTGAGAGAGTGAG GGCTGTGGCCTCACTGAACACCCCGTACCGACCGGCAGACCCCACAGTGGATGTTGTGGAGAAGATGAAAAGCTTCCCTATGTTTGATTACCAGTTCTACTTCCAGGAGCCG GGTGTTGCAGAGGCTGAGCTGGAGAAGGACATTGGCCGTACCCTGAAAGCCCTTATCCGTTCCACCCGCCCAGAG GACCGCCTGCACTCAGTTCCCGGCCTGCTTGGTGTCCAGGAGCGAG GGGGGCTGCTGGTTGGCTTCCCAGAGGACATTCCTGAGAGCCTCATCCTGCACGGTGCTGAGCTGCAGTACTACATCGAGCGCTTCCAGAGGTCTGGCTTCAG GGGTCCACTGAATTGGTACCGGAACATGAGACCCAACTGGCACTGGGCACTCTCAGCCAAGGACAGGAAG ATCCTTATGCCGGCACTGATGGTGACAGCAGGGAAGGATGTGGTGTTGCTCCCCAGCATGAGCAAGGGCATGGAGGAGTGG ATCCCACAGCTGCATCGGGGGCACCTGGAAGCTTGTGGCCATTGGACACAGATGGAGAG GCCTGCGGCTCTGAACAGGATCCTGATGGAGTGGTTGGAGGGGCTCCCCCAAGATGGGGCCGTGCTGAAGGCATCTCGGCTGTGA
- the CHRNA2 gene encoding neuronal acetylcholine receptor subunit alpha-2, which translates to MGWPYSSIVPLLVWCFITFQAAAREQKQPHGFAEDRLFKHLFTGYNRWSRPVPNTSDVVIVKFGLSIAQLIDVDEKNQMMTTNVWLKQEWSDYKLRWNPEDFDNVTSIRVPSEMIWIPDIVLYNNADGEFAVTHMTKAHLFSNGKVKWVPPAIYKSSCSIDVTYFPFDQQNCKMKFGSWTYDKAKIDLENMDHHVDLKDYWESGEWAIINAIGRYNSKKYDCCTEIYPDITFYFVIRRLPLFYTINLIIPCLLISCLTVLVFYLPSDCGEKITLCISVLLSLTVFLLLITEIIPSTSLVIPLIGEYLLFTMIFVTLSIIITVFVLNVHHRTPSTHTMPHWVRSFFLGFIPRWLFMKRPPVLLPAEGTTGQYDPPGTRLSTSRCWLETDVDDKWEEEEEEEEEEEEEEEEEEEKAYPSRVPSGGSQGTQCRYSCGRQAGKASGGAAPQVPLKGEEVGSDKGLTLSPSILRALEGVQYIADHLRAEDADFSVKEDWKYVAMVIDRIFLWMFIIVCLLGTVGLFLPPYLAGMI; encoded by the exons ATGGGGTGGCCGTACAGCAGCATCGTACCCCTCCTTGTGTGGTGCTTCATCACTTTCCAGGCAG CTGCCCGGGAGCAGAAGCAGCCCCATGGCTTTGCTGAGGACCGTCTCTTCAAGCATCTCTTCACTGGATACAACCGGTGGTCACGGCCGGTGCCCAACACCTCTGATGTGGTCATAGTGAAATTCGGGCTGTCCATAGCACAACTGATCGATGTG GATGAGAAGAACCAAATGATGACTACAAACGTTTGGCTGAAGCAG GAGTGGAGTGACTACAAGCTGCGCTGGAACCCGGAGGACTTTGACAACGTCACCTCCATCAGGGTGCCCTCTGAGATGATCTGGATCCCCGACATTGTGCTCTACAACAA TGCCGATGGGGAGTTTGCTGTGACACACATGACAAAGGCCCACCTCTTCTCCAATGGGAAAGTGAAGTGGGTGCCACCTGCCATCTACAAGAGCTCGTGCAGCATTGACGTCACCTACTTCCCCTTCGACCAGCAGAACTGCAAGATGAAATTTGGCTCCTGGACATATGATAAGGCCAAGATTGACCTGGAGAATATGGACCACCACGTGGACCTCAAGGACTACTGGGAGAGCGGCGAGTGGGCTATCATAAATGCCATTGGCAGGTACAACTCTAAGAAGTACGACTGCTGCACTGAAATCTACCCCGACATCACCTTCTACTTCGTCATCCGCCGCCTTCCTCTCTTCTACACCATCAACCTCATCATCCCTTGcctgctcatctcctgcctcACCGTGCTGGTCTTCTACCTGCCCTCCGACTGCGGTGAGAAGATCACACTCTGCATCTCCGTCCTTCTGTCCCTCACCGTCTTCCTGCTGCTCATCACCGAAATCATCCCCTCCACCTCTCTGGTTATCCCACTCATTGGCGAGTATCTCCTCTTCACCATGATCTTTGTCACgctctccatcatcatcaccgTCTTCGTCCTCAACGTGCACCACCGCACCCCCAGCACCCACACCATGCCCCACTGGGTGCGTAGCTTCTTCCTCGGCTTCATCCCCCGTTGGCTCTTCATGAAGCGGCCCCcggtgctgctccctgctgaaGGGACAACGGGCCAATATGACCCTCCGGGGACAAGGCTCAGCACGTCCCGCTGCTGGCTGGAGACCGATGTGGATGACaaatgggaggaggaggaggaggaggaggaagaagaggaagaggaggaagaggaagaggaggagaaggcgTATCCCAGCCGTGTGCCCTCAGGGGGATCCCAGGGCACCCAGTGCCGCTACAGCTGTGGACGCCAAGCAGGCAAAGCATCAGGGGGCGCAGCCCCCCAGGTGCCCCTCAAGGGGGAGGAGGTGGGCTCTGATAAGGGACTGACGCTGTCACCCAGCATCCTGAGGGCCCTGGAGGGTGTGCAGTACATCGCGGACCACCTGCGAGCTGAGGATGCTGACTTCTCG GTGAAGGAAGACTGGAAGTACGTGGCCATGGTGATCGACCGCATCTTCCTTTGGATGTTCATCATCGTCTGCTTGCTGGGAACCGTGGGGCTCTTCCTCCCACCCTACCTGGCAGGGATGATTTAA